One Papio anubis isolate 15944 chromosome 9, Panubis1.0, whole genome shotgun sequence genomic window carries:
- the TNS2 gene encoding tensin-2 isoform X1 has protein sequence MDGGGVCVGRGDLLSSPQALGQLLRKESRPRRAMKPRKAEPHSFREKVFRKKPPVCAVCKVTIDGTGVSCRVCKVATHRKCEAKVTSACQALPPAELRRNTAPVRRIEHLGSTKSLNHSKQRSTLPRSFSLDPLMERRWDLDLTYVTERILAAAFPARPDEQRHRGHLRELAHVLQSKHRDKYLLFNLSEKRHDLTRLNPKVQDFGWPELHAPPLDKLCSICKAMETWLSADPQHVVVLYCKGSKGKLGVIVSAYMHYSKISAGADQALATLTMRKFCEDKVATELQPSQRRYISYFSGLLSGSIRMNSSPLFLHYVLVPTLPAFEPGTGFQPFLKIYQSMQLVYTSGVYHIAGPGPQQLCISLEPALLLKGDVMVTCYHKGGRGTDRTLVFRVQFHTCTIHGPQLTFPKDQLDEAWTDERFPFQASVEFVFSSSPEKIKGSTPRNDPSVSVDYNTTEPAVRWDSYENFNQHHEDSVDGSLTHTRGPLDGSPYAQVQRPPRQTPPAPSPEPPPPPMLSVSSDSGHSSTLTTEPAAESPGRPPPTAAERQELDRLLGGCGVASGGRGAGRETAILDDEEQPTVGGGPHLGVYPGHRPGLSRHCSCRQGYRESCGVPNGGYYRPEGTLERRRLAYGGYEGSPQGYAEASMEKRRLCRSLSEGPYPCPPEMGKPATGDFGYRAPGYREVVILEDPGLPALYPCPACEEKLALPTAALYGLRLEREAGEGWATEAGKPLLHSVRPGHPLPLLLPACGHHHAPMPDYSCLKSPKAGEEGHEGCSYTMCPEGRYGHPGYPALVTYSYGGAVPSYCPAYGRVPYSCGSPGEGRGYPSPGAHSPRAGSISPGSPPYPQSRKLSYEIPTEEGGNRYPLPGHLASAGPLASAESLEPVSWREGPSGHSTLPRSPRDAPGSASSELSGPSTPLHTSSPVQGKESTRRQDTRSPTSAPTQRLSPGEALPPVSQAGTGKAPELPSGSGPEPPAPSPVSPTFSPSSPSDWPQERSPGGLSDGASPRSPVPTTLPGLRHAPWQGPRGPPDSPDGSPLTPVPSQMPWLVASPEPPQSSPTPAFPLAASYDTSGLTQPPLPEKRHLPGPGQQPGPWGPERASSPARGISHHVTFAPLLSDNVPEPPEPPTQESQSNVKFVQDTSKFWYKPHLSRDQAIALLKDKDPGAFLIRDSHSFQGAYGLALKVATPPPSAQPWKGDPLEQLVRHFLIETGPKGVKIKGCPSEPYFGSLSALVSQHSISPISLPCCLHIPSKDPLEETPEAPVPTNMSTAADLLRQGAACSVLYLTSVETESLTGPQAVARASSAALSCSPRPTPAVVHFKVSAQGITLTDNQRKLFFRRHYPVNSITFSSTDPQDRRWTNPDGTTSKIFGFVAKKPGSPWENVCHLFAELDPDQPAGAIVTFITKVLLGQRK, from the exons TCTGCAAGGTGGCGACGCACAGAAAATGTGAAGCAAAG GTGACTTCAGCCTGTCAGGCCTTGCCTCCCGCGGAGTTG CGGCGAAACACGGCCCCAGTCAGGCGCATAGAGCACCTG GGATCCACCAAATCTCTGAACCACTCAAAGCAGCGCAGCACTCTGCCCAG GAGCTTCAGCCTGGATCCGCTCATGGAGCGGCGCTGGGACTTAGACCTCACCTACGTGACGGAGCGCATCTTGGCCGCCGCCTTCCCCGCGCGGCCCGATGAACAGCGGCACCGGGGCCACCTGCGCGAGCTGGCCCACGTGCTGCAATCCAAGCACCGGGACAAGTACCTG CTCTTCAACCTTTCAGAGAAAAGGCATGACCTGACCCGCTTAAACCCCAAG GTTCAAGACTTCGGCTGGCCTGAGCTGCATGCTCCACCCCTGGACAAGTTGTGCTCCATCTGCAAAGCCATGGAGACATGGCTCAGTGCTGACCCACAGCACGTGGTCGTACTATACTGCAAG ggAAGCAAGGGCAAGCTCGGGGTCATCGTTTCTGCCTACATGCACTACAGCAAGATCTCTGCAGG GGCTGACCAGGCACTGGCTACTCTTACCATGCGGAAATTCTGCGAGGACAAGGTGGCCACAGAACTGCAGCCCTCCCAGCGTCG ATACATCAGCTACTTCAGTGGGCTGCTGTCCGGCTCCATCAGAATGAACAGCAGCCCTCTCTTCCTGCACTATGTGCTCGTCCCCACGCTGCCAGCCTTTGAACCCGGCACAG GCTTCCAGCCCTTCCTTAAAATCTACCAGTCCATGCAGCTTGTCTACACGTCTGGAGTCTA TCACATTGCAGGCCCTGGTCCCCAGCAGCTTTGCATCAGCCTGGAGCCAGCCCTCCTCCTCAAAGGCGATGTCATG GTAACATGCTATCACAAGGGTGGCCGGGGCACAGACCGGACCCTGGTGTTCCGAGTCCAGTTTCACACCTGCACCATCCACGGACCACAGCTTACTTTCCCCAAGGACCAGCTGGACGAGGCCTGGACTG ATGAGAGGTTCCCCTTTCAAGCCTCCGTGGAGTTTGTCTTCTCCTCCAGCCCCGAGAAGATCAAAG GCAGCACTCCACGGAATGACCCCTCAGTCTCTGTCGACTACAACACCACTGAGCCGGCTGTGCGCTGGGACTCCTATGAGAACTTCAACCAGCACCACGAGGACAGTGTGGATG GCTCCCTGACCCACACCCGGGGTCCCCTGGATGGCAGTCCTTATGCCCAGGTGCAGCGGCCCCCCCGGCAGACCCCCCCGGCACCCTCTCCAGAGCCTCCACCACCCCCCATGCTCTCTGTCAGCAGCGACTCGGGCCATTCCTCCACGCTGACCACAGAGCCGGCTGCTGAGTCCCCTGGCCGGCCGCCCCCTACGGCTGCTGAACGGCAGGAGTTGGATCGCCTCCTAGGAGGCTGCGGAGTGGCCAGTGGGGGCCGGGGGGCTGGGCGAGAGACGGCCATCCTAGATGATGAAGAGCAGCCCACTGTGGGCGGAGGCCCCCACCTCGGAGTGTATCCAGGCCACAGGCCTGGCCTCAGCCGCCACTGCTCCTGCCGCCAGGGCTACCGGGAGTCCTGCGGGGTCCCCAATGGGGGCTACTACCGGCCAGAGGGAACCCTGGAGAGGAGGCGACTGGCCTATGGGGGCTATGAGGGATCCCCCCAGGGCTACGCTGAGGCCTCGATGGAGAAGAGGCGCCTCTGCCGATCGCTGTCAGAGGGGCCATACCCCTGCCCACCTGAGATGGGGAAACCAGCCACTGGGGACTTTGGCTACCGCGCCCCAGGCTACCGGGAGGTGGTCATCCTGGAGGACCCTGGGCTGCCTGCCCTATACCCATGCCCAGCCTGCGAGGAGAAGCTGGCGCTGCCTACAGCAGCCTTGTATGGACTGCGGCTGGAGAGGGAGGCTGGAGAAGGGTGGGCAACTGAGGCTGGCAAGCCTCTCCTGCACTCAGTGCGGCCTGGGCACCCGCTGCCTCTGCTCTTGCCTGCCTGTGGGCATCACCATGCCCCGATGCCTGACTACAGCTGCCTGAAGTCACCCAAGGCAGGCGAGGAAGGGCACGAGGGCTGCTCCTACACTATGTGCCCCGAAGGCAGGTATGGGCATCCAGGGTACCCTGCCCTGGTGACATACAGCTATGGAGGAGCAGTTCCCAGTTACTGCCCAGCATATGGCCGCGTGCCTTATAGCTGTGGCTCTCCAGGAGAGGGCAGAGGGTATCCCAGCCCTGGTGCCCACTCCCCACGGGCTGGCTCCATTTCCCCGGGCAGCCCGCCCTATCCACAATCTAGGAAGCTGAGCTACGAGATCCCTACGGAGGAGGGAGGGAACAGGTACCCATTGCCTGGGCACCTGGCCTCAGCAGGACCCTTGGCATCTGCAG AGTCGCTGGAGCCGGTGTCCTGGAGGGAGGGCCCCAGTGGGCACAGCACACTGCCTCGGTCTCCCCGAGATGCCCCAGGCAGTGCTTCGTCAGAGTTGTCTGGTCCCTCCACGCCCCTGCATACCAGCAGCCCAGTCCAGGGCAAGGAAAG CACCCGGCGACAGGACACTAGGTCCCCCACCTCAGCGCCCACTCAGAGACTGAGTCCTGGCGAGGCCTTGCCCCCTGTTTCCCAGGCAGGCACCGGAAAGGCCCCTGAGCTGCCTTCGGGAAGTGGGCCTGAGCCTCCAGCCCCTAGCCCCGTCTCTCCGACCTTTTCTCCAAGCTCGCCCAGTGACTGGCCTCAGGAAAGGAGTCCAGGGGGCCTCTCAGACGGCGCCAGTCCTCGGAGCCCTGTGCCTACCACACTTCCTGGCCTCCGCCACGCCCCCTGGCAAGGCCCTCGAGGCCCCCCAGACAGCCCAGATGGGTCTCCCCTCACTCCTGTGCCTTCCCAGATGCCCTGGCTTGTAGCCAGCCCAGAGCCGCCTCAGAGCTCACCCACACCTGCTTTCCCCCTGGCTGCCTCCTATGACACCAGTGGCCTTACCCAGCCCCCACTTCCTGAGAAACGCCACCTGCCCGGGCCGGGGCAACAGCCAGGACCCTGGGGCCCAGAGCGGGCATCATCGCCAGCCAGAGGCATCAGTCACCATGTCACCTTCGCACCTCTGCTCTCGGATAATGTCCCCGAACCCCCAG AGCCTCCTACACAAGAGAGCCAAAGCAATGTCAAGTTTGTCCAGGATACATCCAAGTTCTGGTACAAGCCACACCTGTCCCGTGACCAAG CCATTGCCCTGCTGAAGGACAAGGACCCTGGAGCCTTCCTGATCAGGGACAGTCATTCATTCCAAGGAGCTTATGGGCTGGCCCTCAAGGTGGCCACACCGCCACCCAGTGCCCAGCCCTGGAAAG gGGACCCCTTGGAACAGCTGGTCCGCCATTTCCTCATTGAGACTGGGCCCAAAGGGGTGAAGATCAAGGGCTGCCCCAGTGAGCCCTACTTTG gCAGCCtgtccgccttggtctcccagcaCTCCATCTCCCCCATCTCCCTGCCCTGCTGTCTGCACATTCCCAGCAAAG ATCCTCTGGAAGAGACCCCAGAGGCTCCAGTGCCCACCAACATGAGCACAGCAGCAGACCTCCTGCGTCAGGGTGCTG CCTGCAGCGTGCTCTACTTGACCTCAGTGGAGACAGAGTCACTGACAGGCCCCCAAGCCGTGGCCCGGGCCAGCTCTGCAGCTCTGAGCTGCAGCCCCCGCCCAACACCAGCAGTTGTCCACTTCAAGGTGTCCGCCCAGGGCATTACACTGACGGACAACCAAAGGAA GCTATTCTTTCGCCGCCATTATCCAGTGAACAGCATCACCTTCTCCAGCACTGACCCTCAAGACCGGAG ATGGACCAACCCAGACGGGACCACCTCCAA GATCTTTGGTTTCGTGGCCAAGAAGCCGGGAAGCCCCTGGGAGAATGTGTGTCACCTCTTTGCAGAGCTTGACCCAGATCAGCCTGCTGGCGCCATTGTCACCTTCATCACCAAAGTTCTACTGGGccagagaaaatga